One Brassica oleracea var. oleracea cultivar TO1000 chromosome C7, BOL, whole genome shotgun sequence genomic window carries:
- the LOC106303374 gene encoding uncharacterized protein LOC106303374, which yields MSDMILAVESHTLVDDRTGPDIALWKRGPNEFRKSFSTADTWQQIRTHSPTTAWSKVIWFSLGVPRFGFITWLAIRNKLSTGDRMRAWGLTQGCLFCGEPNESRDHLFFACPYTYTLWLEVVGTLMGRPPDPD from the coding sequence ATGAGCGATATGATTCTAGCAGTCGAAAGCCACACGCTTGTTGATGATCGTACTGGTCCTGATATTGCTCTATGGAAGAGAGGACCAAACGAGTTTCGTAAGAGTTTCTCTACTGCTGATACATGGCAGCAGATACGTACGCACAGTCCTACTACGGCATGGAGCAAAGTGATATGGTTTTCCTTAGGAGTACCTCGTTTTGGATTCATTACTTGGCTTGCTATAAGGAATAAATTGTCTACGGGGGATCGCATGCGTGCTTGGGGCCTCACTCAAGGATGTCTGTTCTGCGGTGAACCAAACGAGTCGCGGGATCACCTTTTCTTCGCCTGCCCCTACACTTACACGCTTTGGCTAGAGGTAGTAGGAACACTAATGGGTCGGCCCCCTGATCCAGACTGA